A genome region from Candidatus Neomarinimicrobiota bacterium includes the following:
- a CDS encoding efflux RND transporter periplasmic adaptor subunit encodes MFKKKKFLIGGGIVIILAVLIFFGTREKTAGAVAVDTQIVGAGEIIQKVNATGRVQPAVEVNISANVSGEIMDLGVLEGDNVQKGQFLVQLDQERYQASLEQAKSMETSAAADLKLAKSELRRTEDLHKKGLASEAELEAAQASVDKAQSNLEQRRASLKQARDDLSKTRILSPIAGTVTKLDKEVGEIAMGSTFQRDLIMTIADLSTMEVIVEVDESDVIDVSLGDSVDVEVDALPDTVFNGTVTEIAHSAVTTGAGSQEQVTNFEITVTLNQRAPELRPGMTADVAIITEVNQNAIVVPIQAVTVRAPMRLEQKKPDSLGTEAHNNPGKAKKPNAANPDKSPVPLTTQTVRRREEMSEVVFVLNEDEMEVEQRAVKTGISSDTHFEILSGLETGEEIVVGSYRAVSRDLQDGTMVERSGSGGGPDFGASAP; translated from the coding sequence ATGTTTAAAAAGAAAAAATTCCTCATTGGCGGCGGGATTGTAATAATATTAGCGGTGCTGATCTTTTTCGGTACCAGGGAAAAAACTGCCGGTGCTGTAGCTGTAGATACCCAAATCGTCGGCGCCGGTGAAATTATACAGAAAGTCAACGCGACCGGTCGCGTCCAGCCAGCCGTCGAGGTGAATATTTCGGCGAATGTCAGCGGTGAAATCATGGATCTCGGCGTGTTAGAGGGCGATAATGTGCAGAAGGGCCAGTTCCTGGTCCAGCTGGATCAGGAACGCTACCAGGCGTCACTGGAGCAAGCCAAGAGCATGGAAACTTCAGCCGCCGCCGATCTGAAACTGGCGAAAAGCGAACTGCGCCGAACGGAAGATCTCCATAAGAAAGGCCTGGCCAGCGAGGCGGAACTTGAAGCGGCCCAGGCTTCTGTGGATAAAGCCCAGAGCAACCTGGAACAGCGCCGGGCTTCACTTAAACAGGCCAGAGATGATCTGTCCAAAACACGCATTTTGTCGCCAATCGCCGGGACGGTAACCAAACTCGACAAAGAAGTCGGCGAAATTGCTATGGGATCAACCTTCCAGCGCGACCTCATTATGACCATTGCCGATCTCTCCACTATGGAAGTCATCGTCGAAGTAGATGAGAGCGACGTCATTGACGTGAGTCTCGGGGATTCGGTGGATGTGGAAGTGGACGCGCTGCCGGATACGGTCTTTAACGGGACAGTCACAGAGATTGCCCATTCTGCGGTGACCACCGGCGCTGGAAGCCAGGAGCAGGTAACCAACTTCGAAATTACCGTGACGCTCAACCAACGCGCTCCTGAACTGCGCCCCGGAATGACTGCAGATGTGGCGATTATTACAGAGGTCAATCAGAATGCCATCGTGGTACCGATTCAGGCCGTAACCGTTCGTGCACCAATGCGACTTGAACAGAAAAAGCCGGATTCACTGGGAACGGAGGCTCACAATAATCCGGGGAAGGCAAAAAAACCAAATGCAGCCAATCCGGACAAATCCCCAGTGCCTTTGACAACCCAGACTGTGCGCCGCCGTGAGGAAATGAGCGAAGTTGTGTTTGTCCTGAACGAAGACGAGATGGAGGTTGAACAGCGGGCAGTGAAGACTGGTATCAGCAGCGATACCCATTTTGAAATACTATCGGGGCTTGAAACCGGTGAAGAGATCGTTGTGGGTTCGTACAGGGCGGTGAGCCGGGATTTGCAGGACGGCACCATGGTGGAACGGTCAGGGAGTGGCGGCGGTCCGGATTTCGGGGCATCGGCTCCCTGA
- a CDS encoding ABC transporter permease codes for MNIVEPILMALNSLWANKLRSSLTLLGVIIGVFTIIGMQSVIVGFQQNVYEEMSALGSNVFQVQKYPAVNRGGRDRHRFRNRKDITWEQGAAVQELATHVVAVGVENWQFGQTVKHRDKRTAPTVTIAGGTPEFAISNGYFVEFGRFLTDSDVLHNRNVAVIGVDIVEELFPFIDPLGKTIKVGGKPLRVVGVLEKKGSRFGNSRDNRVIIPLSTWQEMYGRNHSVNLTIRARSSEVYQQAMDEVTSILRTVRKVKPGEPNDFEIWSSESLTSNFDEMTKMVRYAAIGIASISLLVAGIGIMNIMIVTVTERTREIGVRKAIGAQRGDILRQFLVESIILSVFGGIVGVIIGVIIAQVLGRVTPLPAAVPTWSIIVSLGFCSIIGLFFGLYPAAKAARMDPIESLRYE; via the coding sequence GTGAATATCGTAGAACCAATTTTAATGGCCTTGAACTCGCTCTGGGCGAATAAACTTCGTTCAAGCCTGACGTTGCTCGGCGTGATAATCGGGGTGTTTACCATCATCGGAATGCAGTCGGTGATCGTCGGATTTCAACAAAATGTGTACGAAGAAATGAGCGCCCTTGGCAGTAACGTATTCCAGGTACAGAAGTATCCGGCTGTAAATCGTGGAGGCCGGGACCGACACCGGTTTCGGAACCGGAAGGATATCACCTGGGAGCAGGGAGCGGCAGTTCAGGAATTGGCCACACATGTGGTTGCCGTCGGAGTGGAAAACTGGCAGTTTGGCCAAACGGTAAAGCATCGGGACAAGCGGACTGCCCCTACGGTTACCATCGCCGGGGGAACTCCGGAATTTGCTATCTCTAACGGATATTTTGTTGAGTTCGGCAGGTTTCTCACTGACTCCGATGTACTGCATAATCGGAATGTTGCGGTGATCGGGGTCGATATTGTTGAAGAGCTGTTCCCATTTATTGATCCCCTGGGGAAGACAATTAAGGTGGGCGGTAAACCGCTCCGAGTGGTCGGTGTGCTGGAGAAAAAGGGGTCCCGCTTCGGAAACAGCCGGGATAATCGGGTAATTATTCCTTTAAGTACCTGGCAGGAGATGTACGGACGAAATCATTCTGTGAATCTGACGATCCGCGCGAGATCCAGTGAGGTATATCAGCAGGCGATGGATGAGGTAACGTCGATCCTCCGCACCGTCAGAAAGGTCAAACCTGGCGAACCGAACGATTTCGAAATCTGGTCGTCTGAATCACTCACATCCAACTTCGATGAGATGACCAAGATGGTACGATATGCCGCAATCGGCATTGCCTCAATATCCCTGTTAGTGGCTGGTATTGGTATCATGAATATTATGATCGTGACGGTCACCGAGCGAACCCGGGAGATAGGTGTCCGGAAAGCGATTGGTGCCCAGCGCGGAGATATTCTGCGACAATTTCTTGTGGAATCGATTATTCTCAGTGTTTTTGGAGGAATTGTGGGGGTGATCATTGGCGTGATTATCGCTCAGGTTCTTGGCAGGGTCACACCTCTTCCAGCAGCAGTTCCGACATGGTCCATCATTGTTTCACTCGGGTTTTGCTCAATAATTGGCCTCTTTTTTGGGCTGTATCCGGCGGCAAAGGCAGCGCGGATGGACCCGATAGAATCGTTGCGCTATGAATAA
- a CDS encoding ABC transporter permease yields the protein MRNIIESTKIALQALWSHKLRAILTTLGIVIGVLTVVGIISIIEGLNKGFANQISSLGSDVLYIDRYPWVNTSADAWWQMRGRPRITLEHYEYVKEHSRLAQRVIPQVSSRAEVSKREHAIENASIVGTNEYGLEGGFGPQDIAEGRFLSFIDVDRNRMVAVIGHSIVQTLFPNTNPIGQRINLANRRFLVIGVLKSQGNMLGNDMDSNIYIPHGAFTKTFGSWRSYMIAVKVGDPGKLEDARIELTGLMRTARSLKPREAENFEINNQEMLMNFYRQVTSGLWATAIGIGGISLLVGGIGIMNIMLVSVTERTREIGIRKALGATRGNVLMQFLIESMMVCMVGVIIGMGAAAGLAYFIDKSTPLPASISMTWAVLGIGFVVVIGVLFGLWPASRAAKLNPIDALRYE from the coding sequence ATGAGAAACATCATAGAAAGCACAAAGATAGCCCTCCAGGCCCTCTGGTCACACAAGCTCCGGGCAATCCTTACGACGCTTGGTATCGTGATCGGCGTATTGACGGTCGTAGGGATTATTTCCATTATCGAGGGACTCAATAAGGGTTTTGCAAATCAGATTAGTTCACTGGGTTCCGACGTTTTGTATATCGACCGATATCCCTGGGTGAATACCAGCGCGGATGCCTGGTGGCAGATGCGGGGGCGGCCCAGAATTACGCTGGAGCACTATGAATATGTGAAGGAGCATTCCCGGCTGGCTCAAAGGGTTATCCCGCAGGTGTCCAGTCGGGCAGAGGTTTCCAAAAGGGAACATGCCATTGAAAACGCCTCTATCGTTGGAACAAACGAATATGGATTGGAGGGTGGGTTCGGTCCACAGGACATTGCAGAAGGTCGGTTCCTCTCATTCATCGATGTGGACCGTAATCGGATGGTGGCGGTCATCGGACATAGCATCGTTCAGACACTTTTTCCCAACACCAATCCTATTGGACAGCGAATTAACCTTGCAAACCGACGTTTCCTGGTGATTGGAGTGCTCAAATCGCAGGGAAATATGCTGGGAAATGATATGGATTCGAATATCTATATCCCACACGGTGCGTTTACCAAGACCTTCGGTTCGTGGCGCTCTTATATGATAGCAGTCAAAGTCGGTGACCCGGGGAAGCTGGAAGATGCGCGTATAGAACTTACGGGGCTTATGCGCACGGCTCGGAGTTTAAAGCCCCGTGAAGCCGAAAACTTTGAAATCAATAATCAGGAAATGTTGATGAACTTTTACCGACAAGTCACCTCCGGGCTCTGGGCGACTGCTATCGGAATTGGCGGTATTTCACTCCTCGTAGGTGGGATTGGGATTATGAATATTATGTTGGTATCCGTAACCGAGCGGACCAGGGAAATCGGTATCCGGAAGGCCCTTGGGGCCACCCGGGGGAATGTGCTGATGCAGTTTCTGATCGAATCTATGATGGTTTGTATGGTTGGCGTAATCATTGGAATGGGGGCTGCGGCTGGCCTCGCATACTTCATTGATAAATCGACTCCGCTCCCGGCGAGTATTTCCATGACCTGGGCGGTCCTGGGCATCGGATTTGTGGTGGTGATTGGTGTCCTGTTTGGCCTCTGGCCGGCGAGCCGCGCCGCAAAACTGAATCCGATTGACGCATTAAGATATGAATAG
- a CDS encoding ABC transporter ATP-binding protein, translated as MLINLNGITKVYDLGQEKVYALRGVDLNINQNEYVSIMGPSGSGKSTLMNIIGCLDVPSDGEYKLENVPVHTMTDSELARIRNQKIGFVFQTFNLLPRANALHNVELPLIYSGMPKKDRRERAEEALIRVGLKERMMHKPTELSGGQRQRVAIARALVNNPSIILADEPTGNLDSKTGEEIMDVLTRLHASGNTIILVTHEANIAEFANRSVHILDGKVDTDRMTQNGKRTAQA; from the coding sequence GTGCTTATTAATCTGAACGGCATAACCAAGGTTTACGATTTAGGGCAGGAAAAAGTCTACGCGCTCAGAGGTGTAGATCTCAATATAAATCAAAACGAATATGTTTCGATCATGGGGCCCTCGGGTTCAGGCAAATCCACTCTGATGAATATTATCGGCTGCCTGGATGTCCCATCCGATGGTGAGTACAAATTGGAGAATGTCCCTGTCCATACCATGACGGACAGCGAACTTGCCCGAATCAGAAATCAAAAAATCGGGTTCGTGTTTCAGACGTTTAATTTGCTGCCCCGGGCGAATGCGCTGCATAACGTTGAACTGCCGCTGATTTACAGCGGAATGCCAAAGAAGGACAGACGTGAACGAGCGGAGGAAGCGTTGATCCGGGTTGGCCTGAAGGAGCGGATGATGCACAAGCCTACCGAATTATCCGGTGGCCAGCGTCAGCGGGTTGCCATCGCCAGGGCGCTGGTGAATAATCCCTCCATTATACTGGCAGATGAACCAACAGGTAACCTGGATTCCAAAACCGGCGAGGAAATTATGGATGTTCTCACAAGACTCCATGCCTCCGGTAATACGATAATCCTGGTGACCCATGAGGCGAACATCGCCGAGTTCGCAAACCGAAGTGTTCATATCCTTGATGGCAAAGTGGATACCGATCGGATGACGCAAAATGGTAAACGTACAGCCCAGGCGTAG